The following proteins come from a genomic window of Anas platyrhynchos isolate ZD024472 breed Pekin duck chromosome 20, IASCAAS_PekinDuck_T2T, whole genome shotgun sequence:
- the BLTP2 gene encoding bridge-like lipid transfer protein family member 2 isoform X2, with translation MAAGGPGVLGGPGLPLPLPGIALLAIAIGLLLAALLARWLLCRLAVSWCRQKLRAELKIGSFGFFWAQNISLKFQQKQQTVEIDNVWISSKLSRELPRYFELCFGEVRIRTDLQKGPGFQPHFPGAPSEADGGDVALKPSLLRLLSQLFSIHLDSINVMVLHVATSESLWHIQASKTRLLLAGDGKSLNCEVSLTKVNSKVLRSSQLDDTCLAELALALSLSLEISSKRRLVGVRLGVRTLQAELHEGLFCSPLLHRFMAGGEQPSSGPEEPLKSSSLLSRATLQLVPRRVEVKLESTSVVLSMNSQKRHLTWSLKLLQFLYRREEEQIPLRNFTPNSDLDQMSVDLQLEDGLLLSQSRQRIVCLNSLKTSVQVTAIDLSAAVLLNTCIIHYRHQEFSHWLGLLAQERGCREVPGPSRGHKGRSYPQIIAPIILCASLSNVNVSVQLGDTPPFALGFNSISADYQHLRPQSVHQRAVLAVDHLCWRVGNDSHIQRAPHPPNMHVWGEALILDSFNLQGSYNQPLGMSSAQSDTLFLDCTIRGLQVESSDTCTECLARVLPLFCPRPGGAELAEQPPSAPSEPWGLLWKVDLKVEDVNLFTLSAVVGALELRLDTLTVLGSAESCTLSVQGMVLALVKSITEKMQPCCKAPAIPNPVANLSMLSVTYHSSIRSLEVQCGEGLAVLWSPPDHMHLYHHTLATLQCHEALRSALGRRTPPSPSPESPVPRATTPTEPGGSPQPDGAPPKRLLSLSLELSSAKVTAFVSEANYISLAAERTSVSWHGGALHSYCPELAAGFDGHSIFSFKEVEVKLLPELEEVILHRCAFPTLRTLRNRGWAFSFASVSIEFPYQYDFSRTLDAAVGVQKWLKGLHRRGRPAGTSLPPDLLLKVTHFSWVFLDDVFEVKLRDNYELMKDESKESAKRLQLLDAKVAALRKQHGELLPARKIEELYASLEKKNIEIYIQRSRRLYANTPMRRALLTWTLAHLELVAMADESFHGTERVVEQMRDMDSVSPFPPEGLEMVTQWCRMMKGSVGSFFVRIRDYPRYLFEIRNWQLSGRLIGAEQCGQPCSRRRQVLKLGLPWGDATVERNMPPLKFYHDFHSEISQYTIVWGPCWDPAWTLIGQCVDLLTKPSEDPSAPLPWWDKSRLLFHGDWHMDIEQANLHQLATEDPYNTTENMHWEWSHLSFHWKPGQFVFKGNLDINVRTASKYDDCCFLHLPDLCMTLDLQWLCHGNPHDHHGVVLRSPEFLPEVPVGQQYDSYRAFRSENLNLSIRMDLTRPSEEHSQPRILLYSSTLRWMQNFWATWTSVTRPICRGKLFNNLKPSKKKLGQHYKQLSYTALFPRLQVHYWASFAQQRGIQVECCQGHIFTRGTQRLIPQAGTVMRRLISEWSITQMVSDLSQVTVHLMASTCDENADHRLDTLVKKTHLLSLSSLTYQRHSNRTAEEELPLRDGDDGFHTHQLHLVDLRASWTTTNRDIAFGLYDGYKKAAVLKRNLSTEALKGLKIDTQLQAKKLKRGPLSAPSIPARVTAPITSGRPERASSGGAYMLQKLIEETDKFVVFTEEESGASEQLCGIAACQTDDIYNRNCLIELVNCQMVLRGAETEGCVIVSAAKAQLLQCQHHPAWYGDTLKQKTSWTCLLDGMQYFATTESSPSEREHGQLWLEVKNIEEHRQRSLDSVQELMESGQAVGGMVSTTTDWNQPSEAQQTQQVQRIISRCSCRMYYISYSHDIDPELATQIKPPETPANQEKEDLLKKQEGAVDTFTLIHHDLEISTNPAQYAMILDIVNNLLLHVEPKRKEHSEKKQRVRFQLEISSNPEEQRSSILHLQEAVRQHVAQIRQLEKQMYSNVKSLQDDSKNETLLELNHRLQQQLSQEKSDLQLESEELNILIRCFKDFQLQRANKMELRKQPEDVSVARRTEFYFAQARWRLTEEDGQLGIAELELQRFLYSKVNKSDDTAEHLLELGWVTMNNLLPNAVYKVVLRPQSSCQSGRQLALRIFSKVRPPVGGISIKEHFEVNVVPLTIQLTHQFFHRMMGFFFPGRNVEEEEVGDEEDKSKLVTTGIPVVKPRQLIVADDALGPGKGVTQGLNRTSGVRRSFRKAPEHPVDDIDKMKERAAMNNSFIYIKIPQVPLCVSYKGEKNSVDWGDLNLVLPCLEYHNNTWTWLDFAMAVKRDSRKALVAQVIKEKLRLKPAAGAEARGKLENKSEGPIQQQEEDEKARLLIGLSVGEKNPSKKSIFGRRK, from the exons ATGGCGGCGGGGGGCccgggggttttggggggcccggggctgcccctgccGCTCCCCGGCATCGCCCTGCTCGCCATCGCCATCGGCCTGCTGCTCGCCGCGCTGCTGGCGCG GTGGCTGCTGTGCCGCCTGGCCGTCAGCTGGTGCCGCCAGAAGCTGCGGGCAGAGCTGAAAATCGGCTCCTTCGGCTTCTTCTGGGCCCAGAACATCAGCCTCAAGttccagcagaagcagcagacgGTG GAAATCGACAACGTCTGGATCTCCAGCAAGCTGAGCCGGGAGCTGCC GCGCTACTTCGAGCTGTGCTTTGGGGAGGTGCGAATAAGAACGGACCTGCAGAAGGGCCCCGGCTTCCAGCCCCATTTCCCGGGGGCTCCCAGCGAGGCCGATGGAGGGGACGTGGCCCTGAAACCCTCCCTGCTGCGGCTCCTCAGCCAG CTCTTCTCCATCCACCTGGACTCCATCAACGTCATGGTTCTGCACGTGGCCACGTCGGAGTCTCTCTGGCACATCCAGGCCAGCAAGACGCGGCTCCTCCTCGCCGGGGATGGGAAGAG CCTCAACTGCGAGGTGAGCCTGACCAAGGTGAACAGCAAGGTGCTGCGGAGCAGCCAGCTG GATGACACGTGCCTGGCGGAGCTGGCCCTGGCGCTCTCCCTCTCGCTGGAGATCAGCAGCAAGCGGCGGCTGGTGGGCGTCAGGCTGGGCGTCCGGaccctgcaggcagagctccaCGAGGGGCTtttctgcagccccctgctgcaCCGATTCATGGCCGGGGGGGAGCAGCCCAGCTCAG GCCCGGAGGAGCCCCTGAAGTCCTCGTCCCTGCTGAGCAGGGCCACGCTGCAGCTCGTGCCCAGGAGGGTGGAGGTGAAGCTGGAGAGCACCAGCGTGGTGCTGTCCATGAACAGCCAGAAGAG GCACCTCACCTGGAGCCTGAAGCTGCTGCAGTTCCTCTACCGGCGCGAGGAGGAGCAGATCCCGCTGCGCAACTTCACCCCCAACTCGGACCTGGACCAAATGAGCGTAGACCTCCAGCTGGAGG acGGCCTTCTCCTGTCCCAGAGCCGCCAGCGCATCGTGTGCCTCAACTCCCTGAAGACCAGCGTGCAG GTCACAGCCATCGACCTCTcggctgctgtgctgctcaacACCTGCATCATCCACTACCGCCACCAAGAGTTTTCGCactggctggggctgctggcgcAGGAACGCGGGTGCCGAGAGGTGCCTGGCCCCAGCCGGGGGCACAAGGGAAG gagctaCCCCCAAATCATCGCGCCGATCATCCTGTGTGCCTCGCTGTCCAATGTCAACGTCTCAGTGCAGCTCGGGGACACGCCGCCCTTCGCCCTGGGCTTCAACTCCATCTCTGCAG ATTACCAGCACCTGCGCCCCCAGAGCGTGCACCAGCGGGCGGTGCTGGCCGTGGACCACCTCTGCTGGCGCGTGGGCAACGACTCGCACATCCAGCGTGCCCCCCACCCGCCCAACATGCACGTGTGGGGAGAAGCCCTCATCCTCGACTCCTTCAACCTACAG GGCAGCTACAACCAGCCTCTGGGCATGTCCAGCGCCCAGTCGGACACGCTTTTCCTGGACTGCACCATCCGGGGGCTGCAGGTGGAGTCTTCGGATACCTGCACCGAGTGCCTGGCCAGGGTCCTGCCCCTGTTCTGCCCGCGGCCCGGCGGAGCTGAGCTCGCTGAGCAGCCTCCCTCTGCCCCGAGTGAGCCCTGGGGGCTGCTCTGGAAGGTGGATCTGAAGGTGGAGGATGTAAATCTTTTCACGCTCTCAGCTGTTGTGG GCGCCCTGGAGCTGCGGCTGGACACGCTGACTGTCCTGGGGAGCGCTGAGAGCTGCACGCTCAGCGTCCAGGGCATGGTGCTGGCCTTGGTGAAGAGCATCACGGAGAAGATGCAGCCGTGCTGCAAAGCTCCTGCCATCCCCAACCCCGTGGCCAACCTCTCCATGCTCTCCGTGACCTACCACAGCAGCATCCGCTCCCTGGAG GTGCAGTGTGGTGAGGGGCTGGCGGTGCTGTGGAGCCCTCCCGACCACATGCACTTGTACCATCACACCCTGGCCACCCTGCAGTGCCACGAAGCCTTGCGGAGCGCCCTCGGCCGCAGGACgcctccttccccatccccgGAGAGCCCGGTGCCCCGTGCCACCACCCCTACTGAGCCAGGAGGGTCCCCCCAACCCGACGGGGCTCCCCCCAAAAGACTGCTGTCCCTGTCGCtggagctgagctctgccaAGGTCACCGCCTTCGTCTCCGAGGCCAACTACATCAGCCTGGCCGCTGAACGGACCTCGGTGAGCTGGCACGGCGGCGCCCTGCACAGCTACTGCCCCGAGCTGGCCGCCGGCTTCGACGGCCACAGCATCTTCAGCTTCAAGGAGGTGGAGGTGAAGCTGCTGCCGGAGCTGGAGGAGGTCATCCTGCACCGCTGCGCCTTCCCCACCCTGCGCACCCTCCGCAACCGCGGCTGGGCTTTCTCCTTCGCCAGCGTCAGCATCGAGTTCCCCTACCAGTACGATTTCTCCCGCACGCTGGACGCCGCCGTGGGGGTGCAGAAGTGGCTGAAGGGTTTGCACCGACGCGGGCGCCCCGCCGGCACCTCCTTGCCTCCCGACCTCCTGCTCAAAGTGACGCACTTCTCCTGGGTTTTCCTGGACGACGTCTTCGAGGTGAAGCTGCGGGACAACTACGAGCTGATGAAGGATGAGAGCAAGGAGAGCGCCAAgcggctgcagctgctggacgCCAAGGTGGCCGCGCTGCGCAAGCAGcacggggagctgctgcccgccCGCAAGATCGAGGAGCTCTACGCCTcgctggagaagaaaaacatcgAGATCTACATCCAGCGCTCCCGGCGCCTCTACGCCAACACCCCCATGCGGAGGGCTCTCCTCACCTGGACCCTGGCCCACCTGGAGCTGGTGGCCATGGCCGACGAGTCCTTCCACGGCACGGAGCGCGTCGTGGAGCAGATGAGGGACATGGACAGCGTCAGCCCCTTCCCCCCCGAGGGGCTGGAGATGGTCACGCAGTGGTGCCGCATGATGAAGGGCAGCGTGGGCAGCTTTTTTG TGCGGATCCGCGATTACCCTCGCTACCTCTTCGAGATCCGGAATTGGCAGCTCTCGGGCCGGCTGATTGGGGCGGAGCAGTGCGGCCAGCCCTGCTCCCGGCGCCGCCAGGTGCTgaagctggggctgccctggggggACGCCACGGTGGAGAGGAACATGCCCCCCCTCAAGTTCTACCACGACTTCCACT CTGAGATCTCCCAGTACACCATCGTGTGGGGGCCCTGCTGGGACCCGGCCTGGACCCTGATCGGTCAGTGCGTGGATCTGCTCACCAAACCCTCGGAGGACCCCAGCGCCCCCTTGCCCTGGTGGGACAAGAGCCGCCTTCTGTTCCACGGGGACTGGCACATGGACATCGAGCAGGCCAACCTGCACCAGCTGGCCACCGAG GACCCCTACAACACCACGGAGAACATGCACTGGGAGTGGAGCCACCTCTCCTTCCACTGGAAACCCGGGCAGTTCGTCTTCAAGGGCAACCTGGACATCAACGTCCGGACAGCCTCCAA GTATGACGACTGCTGCTTCCTGCACCTCCCCGACCTGTGCATGACGCTGGACCTGCAGTGGCTGTGCCACGGGAACCCCCACGACCACCACGGCGTGGTGCTGCGCTCCCCCGAGTTCCTGCCCGAGGTGCCGGTGGGGCAGCAGTACGACTCCTACCGTGCCTTCCGCTCCGAGAACCTCAACCTCTCCATCCGCATGGACCTGACACGGCCCAGTGAGG AGCACTCCCAGCCCCGGATCCTGCTCTACAGCAGCACCCTCCGCTGGATGCAGAACTTCTGGGCCACGTGGACCAGCGTCACGCGCCCAATTTGCCGTGGGAAGCTCTTCAACAACCTGAAGCCCAGTAAGAAGAAGCTGGGGCAGCATTACAAGCAGCTGTCCTACACTGCGCTCTTCCCCCGGCTGCAG GTGCATTACTGGGCCTCCTTTGCCCAGCAGCgggggatccaggtggagtgcTGCCAGGGGCACATCTTCACCCGCGGCACGCAGCGGCTCATCCCACAAG CTGGCACGGTGATGCGACGCCTGATCTCGGAGTGGAGCATCACGCAGATGGTGAGCGACCTGAGCCAGGTCACCGTGCACCTCATGGCCTCCACCTGCGACGAGAACGCCGACCACCGGCTCGACACCCTGGTGAAGAAAACCCACCTGCTCAGCCTGTCCTCCCTCACCTACCAGCGGCACAGCAACCGCACGGCTGAGGAG gagctgcccctgcGGGATGGGGACGATGGTTTCCACACGCACCAGCTGCACCTGGTGGACCTGCGGGCGTCCTGGACCACCACAAACCGGGACATCGCCTTCGGCCTCTATGACGGCTACAAAAAAGCAGCGGTGCTCAAGCGCAACCTCTCCACCGAGGCGCTGAAGGGGCTGAAGATTGACACGCAGCTGCAGGCCAAGAAGCTGAAGCGGGGCCCGCTCTCTGCTCCCTCCATCCCTGCCAGGGTCACCGCTCCCATCACCAGCGGCCGTCCCGAGAGAGCCTCCTCGGGGG gaGCCTACATGCTGCAGAAGCTCATTGAGGAGACGGACAAGTTCGTGGTCTTCACAGAGGAGGAATCGGGGGCTAGCGAGCAGCTGTGCGGCATCGCCGCTTGCCAGACTGATGATATCTACAACCGCAACTGCCTCATCGAGCTGGTCAACTGCCAG atGGTGCTGCGAGGCGCAGAGACGGAGGGCTGTGTGATTGTGTCGGCTGCGAAggctcagctgctgcagtgccagcaccACCCGGCGTGGTACGGGGACACGCTGAAGCAGAAGACGTCGTGGACGTGCCTGCTGGACGGCATGCAGTACTTCGCCACCACGGAAAGCAGCCCCAGCGAGAGGGAGCACGGGCAGCTCTGGCTGGAG GTGAAAAATATCGAGGAACATCGGCAGCGGAGCCTGGACTCGGTGCAGGAGCTGATGGAGAGCGGGCAGGCCGTGGGGGGCATGGTCAGCACCACGACAG aCTGGAACCAGCCCTCGGAAGCCCAGCAGACCCAGCAGGTGCAGAGGATCATCTCGCGCTGCAGCTGCCGCATGTACTACATCAGCTACAGCCACGACATCGACCCCGAGCTGGCCACACAGATAAAGCCCCCCGAGACCCCCGCTAACCAGGAGAAGGAGGATCTGCTGAAGAAGCAGGAGG gagctgtggaCACGTTCACGCTCATCCACCACGACCTGGAGATCTCCACAAACCCTGCCCAGTACGCTATGATCCTCGACATAGTCAACAACCTGCTGCTGCACGTGGAGCCCAAACGCAAG GAGCACAGTGAGAAGAAGCAGCGGGTGCGTTTCCAGCTGGAAATCTCCAGCAACCCCGAGGAGCAGCGCAGCAGCATCCTCCACCTGCAGGAGGCCGTGAGGCAGCACGTTGCCCAAATCCGGCAGCTGGAGAAGCAGATGTACTCCAACGTGAAG TCCCTGCAGGATGACAGCAAAAACGAGACCCTGCTCGAGCTCAACCaccggctgcagcagcagctgagccagGAGAAGTCCGACCTGCAGCTGGAGAGCGAGGAGCTGAACATACTGATCAG GTGCTTCAAGGACTTCCAGCTGCAGCGTGCCAACAAGATGGAGCTGAGGAAGCAGCCGGAGGACGTGAGCGTGGCACGGAGGACGGAGTTTTACTTCGCCCAGGCGCGCTGGCGTTTGACGGAGGAGGACGGGCAGCTGGGCATAGccgagctggagctgcagcgtTTCCTCTACAGCAAG GTCAACAAGTCTGATGACACCGCCGAGcatctgctggagctgggctgggtgaCGATGAACAATCTGCTGCCCAACGCCGTGTACAAG GTGGTGCTGCGTCCCCAGAGCTCCTGCCAGTCCGGCCGGCAGCTGGCACTGAGGATCTTCAGCAAGGTCCGGCCGCCCGTGGGGGGCATCTCCATCAAGGAGCACTTCGAG GTGAACGTGGTCCCGCTCACCATCCAGCTCACCCACCAGTTCTTCCACAGGATGATGGGGTTTTTCTTCCCCGGCCGCAacgtggaggaggaggaggtgggggatGAGGAAGACAAGTCCAAGCTGGTGACAACGG GGATCCCCGTGGTGAAGCCGCGGCAGCTGATCGTGGCTGATGATGCTCTGGGGCCGGGGAAGGGAGTCACTCAGGGCCTGAATCGGACGTCAGGGGTCAGGAGATCGTTCCGAAAAGCACCCGAG caccccgTGGACGACATCGACAAGATGAAGGAGCGCGCGGCCATGAACAACTCCTTCATCTACATCAAGATCCCGCAGGTGCCGCTCTGCGTCAGCTACAAG GGCGAGAAGAACAGCGTCGATTGGGGCGACCTGAACCTGGTGCTGCCGTGCCTGGAGTACCACAACAACACCTGGACCTGGCTGGACTTCGCCATGGCGGTGAAGAGGGACAGCCGCAAAGCCTTGGTGGCACAG GTGATCAAAGAGAAGCTGCGCCTGAAGCCGGCAGCGGGCGCGGAGGCTCGGGGGAAGCTGGAGAATAAATCGGAGGGGCCcatccagcagcaggaggaggacgagAAGGCACGGCTGCTCATCGGGCTGAGCGTAGGCGAGAAGAACCCTAGCAAGAAATCCATCTTCGGCAGGCGCAAATGA